The window TCTCGCGTAAGATCACGCTGCCATTAGaattagatctctctctctcactcactctctctctcttccccgtAATGAATGCAGCATTGGATTTATTCATAGGCCTTGCATGCCTCGTCTAAGTGTGGGTAGAAGACAAAACGCAttcattctctctctcgtccCCGTGATGAATGCAGCATTGGATTTATTCGTAGGCCTTGCATGCCTCGTCTAAGTATGGGTAGAAGACAAAACGCATTCATTTGGGCAGTTGGGAAATTATCAGAGTGAAAAATAAACCGAAGTGATAGCCACTTAAGAAGATAAGTTTAAACAATGAATTCAGTAAACTGTTAAGTCTCATTGATAGCATAAACTTTCTTTCCAACTCATTGACCGCATTATTCCACTGTGTAGAAATTCAAAGACTTCCACAATTCTCAGAAGGCTTGCTCCATTCGCTTGGTACATGTCCTCTTGCAAGAATCCACACAACCTGCAACTTTTTCTTCACCTAAAAAAGCATACATGAACAAAACAGGTGACCTcattatagagagagagagagagagagagagagagagagagagagagagagagagagagagagagagagtataaaTTACCTGGGTCATCCTTGGAACTGAGGTTGGTACACAAGGAATAGGCGCATCCAAGCTCGCAAAAGGAGAGGGTATCATTGAGGCTATGTGAAGAGGGAGGCAGACACTTATTCACGCAATTGACAGAGCAATAGAACGAAGTGCGACGAGGCAAAAGAATACACGGAATGTAGCACCACCTGTAGCAAGACTTAAAGTTGGCGCTAGCCTTCCCAAGAAACAACCCCAACACCAGACAAATGATCAAAACAGACTTCATTTTGCCCATGTTGCTATCTCAAATGAGGGAGAACTTGAAGAAGCACTGGGAAAATTGAGCTTCCGAATGCCAATTCAGCCCCCAACAAGAGAGCTTATATAGGCCTTTGTGGAACGCCCTTTGATGGTTCCTTGACAGATGGCCATTTATCATTTTAGGCGTCATATTTAAGTGCCTCCCTCTTTTCTTAGGATCCCTTACGTAATGCATCCCAACGTAcaagcatttaaaaaaaaaaaaaattgttcaaccAAATATCAATAATCAATATCTATCCATTTGTGATCTGACTGTTAGACCTGATTATGGATCTGAAATCTTATAGACCCATCTAGGCGCAACTTGAATTACAAGAAATTAAAGACCTTTGAACAGGCTTGAATAAGGGTATTTATTGAGAAAGTTCGGCTGGCCTCAATGGGCCCCTAAGCCAAGCTTAGCCTAGCGAAAGGCTTGAACAAATTTAGGCTCGACTTACCGTTTGGCCTATCTCGGTCCCATACAATGATTACTCTACTAACACCAATCAATAGGAAATCACAAAGAACCTCTTTTCAGGTTAATTCTATAAGAAAAAAGATGGATTTTGTATTATAtgacatatataattttaagtTCCTCCGTTTGCATTTGGAAGCACGGTTATAGAAAATTTTGGGATAGTTGCCACTATAAGGACCAAGCCCATCCTACATTGGGCCAAAGCTCCCACACTTAAAGAATTGATGCCCTTGTCAGGGTAAGCCTATGCCACCTAGCGATACTTCCCCTTATTCAATGTGTCATTCAGTTTATTCCTATACCTTGTTGAAGCCCTATTGCACCTCATCAGATCAGGTATGAGTTTAGTCGTCCATAAATCATGCACTATTGGAGGGGGTCCTACTTTGACATCATCtgtaatgactttttttttttggtcggtatttGTAATGACTTGACTTGTCCCATAAAGATAGTGATTATTTAGGGTGGATGTCAACCTTTGAGTTATTCAATAGAACATGTCTCAATAGATGTGGGACTTAGGGTGCTACAGTCATAGTGTCCCACTAACCTTTTGCTTCTTTACACACATTCTTGTTGAAGTAATTATGTTGTACATGTGTAGGATGgagattttcaatatattaaaagaaaatctggATTAATACATAATAGTAGGAGAATCAATAAGAGGTGGGGAAATAccattcttgaaaagaaaaaccaaatccAGATTTAGGTCTCATTAAAGGAGGTTATTGCCCTAGAGTAAGAAGCAAGGTTGACTTCTTATGTACATATATGGACAGTAATGACTGTTaccaaaaggacaaaaataatCGACTGACCGAGGGGCTATAAAAATCCCAAAGGCGTAATGGTTAAATATTAGCCCCTATCATGCAACTCATCGGGCATTCAGTGTTTAAAATCAGGAAAAAACTGTATTTCTTTAGAATATATTTGTACGTCTATTAGAGAAATGGTTAGTATACTAAGATCGATTTATAAAATTGTTACATAAGTGATGTGAGACAGCTATTAATGTTGAAAAGGATCCGCTTCTTTAAATACTTAATTGTGATATGTTATTTCGTGGTGCGGAATAAAGGATGAACCCCTAAAATGCTTCGAATCGCTGTATTAGAAGGGTGAACACAAAATAAGATTGTAACTTCAACGCCTGATTAGGGGcttttaaaacataaaaaacacAATAATCCCATGTAGGTCGTGGTGCCATTGGAAGTAgagttctctccctctctcacccATTCATTTGGTCTGCTGGGAAATTATCAGAGTGATTTATAACTGAAGTGAAAGCCCTTTGAAAAGATAAGTTTGACCGATGAATTCAACAACCCGTTAAATCTCATAATACTGCAAGAATTTCACTTCAATTTATTGATCGCATTATTCCACCGTGTAGCAGTGCCGGGAACTCAAGAGACTCCGCAATTCTCAGAATCTACACGCGCTTGGTACGTGTCCCTGAGCAAGAATCCATACATCCTGCAACTTTTTCTTCACCTGACACAACAAACATGGACAAACAGGTCACCtcctctgagagagagagagagaaagagagtgtaTAAATTACCTGGGTCATCCTTGGAACTGAGGTTGGTACACAAGGAATAGGAGCATCCAAGCTTGCAAAAGGAAAGGGTATCAGTGAGGTTGTGTGAAGGAGGAAGCAGACACTTATTCATGCACTTGACGGAGCAGTACAATGGAGTGTGACGAGGCTCAAAAGAACACCAAAAGTAACATCACCTGTAGCAAGACTTAAAGTTGGCACTAGTGCCCAATACGCAACCCCAACGCCAGACAAATGATCAAAACAGACTTCACTTTGCCCGTGTTTGCTGCCTTGAATGAGGAAGAACTTGAAGGAGCATTGACAATCTTTTTGTTCTCCAAGAAGGATATTATAGAGAAACTTGGGCCTAAACCTGACTTGGTGGGCCCAAAACAATCACAGTTGTTCATTATTTATGATCCACACCTGAAACCCACATGATTAATGGTTATGATAAATCTTGATAATATAAAATAAGTGCATTACAACATTTGGTTTTGAATTGGTTATGTGAGATTCACTTGACGCTCCATTTAGAATATACAAATCAATTGTTTTGATGCACTTAGTCCACCTAATCCATGTTCTGGTATTTGGGCCTTCATAAGTACCATAGGGTacgacaaatatatatataccggTAAAGTAGTGCTCAAGAGAAAATATTGTTACAAGCATAATGTTAACCACAAccctatatatttttttgtggaCGTTAagtgttatttttctttttcaacattttagAATGATAAAATAAGTTTTAATAATGTCAACGTCTTAATGCATTCATTCAAATATTTCTAACTCACCCacatgattttgattttatactGGACTAATTATATATGGGTAACTACAAAAGCATAATGTTCACCACAGAAAAATGATTGGCTGCTTGCAACCTTTCATCGTCAACCTACCTATCTCTGATTGCTATTTGTTTGCTTTTAAGGAAGAAACTAGTTTCATGGGTGATTAGTCATCGCTAGTACTCCGGACCAGCTCCCCAATCCGATTAAAAACAGGCCATCCATGTCTGGTTTTGAGGATTTGCGAGAAATTATGTTCttgttctcttttgattctaaGCTAATCATTTGAATGTGTATGTGTTTAAGTACGGTGGAGGTGGAACTCGTGGTACAATCAGAATAatagagctctctctctctctctcaaagaacGAAGCAATGGATTGGTTTTGGGATCTGTTGCATCATTGGATAGGCGTTCTCTTTCAGTGCCTTTTCCGAGTGTTGGAAGATGACAAAGCTCATTTATCTGCGTATTTAATCTTCTGATGAGATAGTATCAAAACGAAAAGTAagattgctattttttttttctttttaacaattCACTGATCATATTATTGCACTTTGTACCAACATCGGAAACCGAAATTCTCAGATGGCCGGCTCCCCATGATGCTTGGTACATCTCTCCGAGCAAGAATCCACAAAACCTGCCACTTTTTCTTCTCCTGGCAAAACAAACATAAGAGCTTCATATAcacccacagagagagagagagagagagagagagagagagagagagagagagagattacttGGCTCATCCTTTGAACTGAAAGCGATACACGAGGGGTAGGCACATCCAAGAATGCAAGAGTACTGGGCATCTTTGAGGCTGTCTGATGAAGGAGGTGCACAGTGCTTCATGCACTTGGCACAGCATTCGGCCGCACTGCGACGAGGATCAATGACGCACCGAAAGTAGCAACGCTTAAAGCAAGGCTTCATGCCGGTGGCACTAGGCTGCCCTAGAAACAACGCCAACACAAGACAAACCACGAAAATGGACTTCACTTTTTCCATGTTGCTGTCTTCGATGAGCAAGAAGTTGAAGCGGCACCCACAGGATTGAGCTGCAGCCGCTGAATGAGAGTTCCTTCTTTATCCGCTAGCAAGGGATCTTATACAGGCATTTGCTTTGGAAAAGTGTACCTTTGTCTAACTGGTTACACGTGGAACACATGCCCGACGGAGCTAAAGACATTTTAAAGTTGAAATCTAAATTTAGTTGGCAGGTAGTGGTATAAGTATGATTCATTAATTACATCATGTTGCGTAATCGATAcacaaaatactttttttctcaATAGGGTTAGCaccgataatttttttggaatgtTATATCATGTATTGGCCTGCCTTTAATTAAGTCTAAGAGTAGAAACTGATTATTCAAATTCAACATTAACgaaaaatgacatgcaaagTTAAACAGGAACTTATCCTTTCTTGTGcatctctttccttttattcaCTCTTGCCACAATTAGCACATGAAATTACGAGCATATGAATTTCTATGGCATCAAGTTCgctctctaattgtttaaattgtAAGActtcaaatatttaataatgGCTTTTTCGTGCATGAGGGTGTTAGTCAGTGCCATGACTAAATGTCGGTTGAAGACAAAACTCAGTAATGTGGGCATTCAATTTTCTGTTGAGAACATATGTCTCTCTGACAAATGACGCCATAATTTCAGAAAACGGATGCCTACATTGGAAAGGCAAGcaagtattattaaaaaaactttgggaaaaactaccaaaaacccaaaacttatcccaaaagtgacaaatttatcccaaatttttttttggacatgaaaaatcccaaacttaaaATGTGATccaaaacataaacaaaatggCCTAAACGTATGAGATCGTTTGCGATTGATGCGGGGATATTATGCAGTCGAACTTATGCtttgtttttaattcaaattttcagaatttactTTATGAATTCACTATAAATTCAgatttttcatgtcaaaaagttttgggtttttggtggtcttttcTCAAAAATTAAGGACCACGTAAAATATGATCCCATTTAATTTTgcaagtatttttatttttttgatttgatattatgcagattcaaattaaatttttcagCATCCAGGCAATTTAATTTCTCTCAATTCACTAGCAGTGATCTTAGTTTTCTCATGCTCAACCAATGTGTTTAGATAACATGTGTAATGTTTTTTCTTACATGTTATGAGAATCTCTACCTCAGGCAAATCATCACTGTACAATAATTCTCATTACAGACTATCTAAACAGTGAACACTAAACCTTCCATGAAACAAATTGAATCTAAGTCGGATATTTCCAGTAATTCAAAAACCGTTAAAGATAATAGCGTTAATTTTGATGGTCTTGAAGACAAAACTCATCGAGCTTTTGCACTTTTTTCATGGTAGAAGGAAAATAAAGTCCAgatttgcaattgattttccTGCAGAGTTGCATCTTATCACGATGACTGTATTCCAAAGCTACTGAATAAAGTGTGGCGTTGGAGATGGGTAGCTTCAGCCCTTCGGCCTCAATCAAAGCTCTTGTTTTTGAATCCCATGGAGTTTACAGTCATCTCTGTTAAATCCGAATCAACCAATGTTTATGTAGATAATTTCTTGTCAAGATGAATATTTGTTGAATGTGCATTGCAAATTGCTTCTTTTATCTTTAGGTTCTTAATAAACGGCCCTGAGCCACTTGTTAACCTATTCGAGTACAAAATTCTTAATGTAAATTTGGGAATGGCAGaagagaaaatgtgaaatgaaagaaatttgcATATccattctttaaaaattatgaagaaaCCCTTAAAATCGACTATTCTAGAAAATTCGGAATAGAAAATCAATAATATTGATTTTAAGTTGACCCGAGTGCTGTCACATtcatatttatttcatcacatattttaaatattgcaaaaaggCAAATCTCCATATTAAAGGAAATATGGACTTGATTAATACGTAATAGGGTGGCAGAATCAATGAAGgttgaaaaaaataacattaaagcagagaaaaaataaatccgCCTCATTAGATAAAGCAATCTCCTAGAGCAATAACTCATGAAGTTGACTTCTATGTATTACTGAACAGCTATTATATTAAAGAGCAATGCGATGGTGATGACTCCGTAATCTTTAACCCGACAATGGTGCTTTCTTGATTGCACATTGTTCCATGCAAACTGACCTCCTTAGTTCCCCCGTTTtcactagaaaaataaaatcttcGTTGTAACAATAAAATAGAATGGATTAGTGtattgcaaattttaaaacttattatgaataTGTGGTTGCGTTTTAAAACTTTaacaatatataattaaatcttaaaactaaTCAAATTTATCCAATTAGATCTAACcgttgattgcattttttaaaaaaatttaagaattgatTACACttctatgacaaattttaggattcgattgtatattcataataagttttaagactttcatTACACTTAttcctaaaaagaaagaaattgaattcaagGATATGGGTATATTAttctatgcaaaaaaaaaaaaaaaaaaaacttatatttaactttttttcaaatatttcttaAGCAAAATCTAATCCGAATGTTTTTCTACAAAATTTGATGGGCCATTGTGATTTCTGACATCTCTTGCTCatagtttatttattatctttgttGAATATGCTGAGAAATTTGTTGGTGTCTGTCGCTTTTCTATTTTCCTGCATTTTTAACGAGTCACTTCGTTATACATTTTGAATTTTACTCGTAAAAATTTCCAACTCCCTCCTGAGTTATGCACTACTCCAGGAATGATTTGTGACTACTAGCGATCTTTTAGTTAAAGTTATCCCTTAGTAAATGCATCATTGGATCATTCTTGACTTAGACTTCAACGTATCTTTCATGTTTCGAGTTAAGCTACCGCTGCCACATGTCATGAACTTCACTCAAATTCTATTTATTGAAAACTTATGCTCGATGAGCATTGCAGGCATTCCGTCGATGAGCTTTATTGGACAATTGCATTGTTATGGCCTTTATGAGCTTGTTTTACGTTCAATTTAGTGGATTTTATGAGTTAAGATTAGTGTAAAGATCTGGTTTAGGCTATCGACTTCTTTAGGTTTCGTCTAGTTTTTGGGTCTAATATAATATGAGTATGCAATGGCTAGTAGAACAACAGGGAGGATCCGGCTTGAGATGTTTTACTCTGGTTGTAGCTTTAAGTTGGCTGGAATATTATTTAATCAGTCCTAAACCTAATGAacttatgtcaatttagtccaaaatgtGTTAAtattgccaatttagttctaagcCTTTGCGCGAAATACCAATATGatcattttggtcaaattttacTAGATATCTATGGTGTGAAGTCAAGTTATCATTGTCCCTCTTATGTGGCACATagtcacatcaacaattttttgtaaaatttagccgaaatgattatattgaaatttcgcagaaaattttataattaaatttacaaaatttgaaaggttaaagactaaattaacatatgTACAGTAGGTTTaagattgattggataattttcctgtAATTATTTATTCTATTGGTTTAAACTAATTAACGAAGAAATCTATATGTTATACTTTGATATATGTAACTGACGCGGTCTTCTATAAATTGAGTGTATATATAATAAGTTAGGACTTTGGAAGAGAGAAGCGTCAACTTGGTGTGGCTTATCCGAATGCAGTCGAAGACAAAACTTCTTGAGTTTGCATATATGTTTCTGTtaggaaagaggaaaataaattcctGGTTTTGCGGTTCATTGAATGCCTTGTCCGTAAATGTCGTTTGAAGAAAAAACCATTTATTTTGACATTTAATTTTCTGTTGggaaataaatatgataatacTTCTATGAAGAGACAGGTTGCTTTAGAAAAGCGAAGCTGCCCAGCGATTTGCCACCGCAAGCGACTGTAGTCGCAGTTCATCGTTTGTACAAAAATATGGTATTGCAGGAGCAAATGCCCCTCGCACGGACCGTGAAACACTTCATTAATATCGTGGATCGGGTAAAAGCTGCAATCCGAAAATTGTTTGCAACGTCAACCATAAGCATTCGGTGCATCTCTCGGTAATCGTAGTTGTGCCGAGGTGAGGATCTGGTTTCGAGATCGGGACGGTACAGAGATTGCAAGTTTCAGTCGACACGTTAAGTTTGGTTTGGCTTCAGGACTTGAAGTAGAACCGTGTTGGGTGGAATGACCATTAATCCCCGTTTAACCTGAAAAGCAACCCGACCAGGCTGGTCCGGGGCCGAATCTAATATGAACCTATGGATAGGTTCACGAGTTGAAAATCTTGGAAACCAATTGAGGTTAGTTTGGCTCCTAAGTTAATGCTCTAAACCGCCGGTCTTTTCAAGAACCAGTCTACCTAGGGTTCGGCTTTCTAGTCAAACTGGATCCGACTATTTAATAAGATCAAACTAAAGTTATTAAGTGTGAATATGATAATATGACATGCAGTTGGGAAATCATGCCTTCACCTAATaaacttaaactttttaaacaattagtgatgatttcataaaatttcacatggtattagagctgaTGGTCTTAAGTTCAAATCCTTTCAGGCCTCCTTTATCTCCCCAATTAAATATCCACGCTTAATTCTAAGAATGCAAGGGAGTATTGGATACTTATAAGTTTTTAGAGCAATTGGAGATGGTCCAACAAAATCTATGCACAAACCCCAGCTAAATGGCCTCTCCAGTTGACATTTCTTATTACAATTGATCCACAGAAAGTTTCAAGGTTTGATGGAGTTCAACATGTAGCAGACCTCGTCCCAACAATGGCTACATTTCTTCTATACCTTGATCTTGCACTTCTCCGAGCATGCATCCACACAGCCTTCCGCTTCATCTGCATCTGCGAGAAATagcaacaaaataaaattgaagaaaatgaataaaagatcGCCGACCCTTTGCATCTGTAAAACGTAAACAGGCATCTGAAtcttttctttgaagaaaagagagaatataaGCATCTCGAATGactcaaaaacaaattcatcaaGCCAAGCATGTTCTTGAAAAGACCCCGATAATTTTCACGATCTGTTTATCAAATGCATGCACGATTGGtctctctatctatctataGAAATTCATTATTGTTGACTGATGGTACCGAGAGGGCCGATGCTGTTGCAGGTTGATTCAGCACAGCCGGAGACGCAAGTGTCGTCGAGGTTCATCAGAGGAGGAAATCCACATGCCCTCATGCACATGATGAGGCAAAGGGGCTTGGTGATGCCGACGCAACGGGAAGAACATTTCCGGAAGCACTCGTCTTTCCTCCTCGCTTCCGTCTCAACAGCAGCATGCACGAGAAGAAGCACCATTATGATCATCACCCCCTTCGCCAATTTCGCCACACCAACTCTCTCCATTGCCCCTCTTTTGTGTTTTTGCAACTAAGAGTATCTCCCAAGCACCTTATTTATGTATGAGCGCGTGTGGGTGATGTCTAAAGATCATCATTTTATGGATGCATGACATGACATAACTATGACTAGAACCGTATTATAAGACAAGCAGTTTAATCTTTTATGTTTTGACATTCTCTCCCTCACGCCAAGGCTGGTAGAACGATGATGAGAAATTAAATTTgagatttctctctcttatttcaaTTATAAGTTGGATAGGCAACCCTCCATATTGCAATGTTTTGAACCATAAAAGAATGATGTGTTTTATACATGTTTTGTGATATTAGTGAT of the Eucalyptus grandis isolate ANBG69807.140 chromosome 10, ASM1654582v1, whole genome shotgun sequence genome contains:
- the LOC104424179 gene encoding uncharacterized protein LOC104424179, with the translated sequence MERVGVAKLAKGVMIIMVLLLVHAAVETEARRKDECFRKCSSRCVGITKPLCLIMCMRACGFPPLMNLDDTCVSGCAESTCNSIGPLDADEAEGCVDACSEKCKIKPSATGMKPCFKRCYFRCVIDPRRSAAECCAKCMKHCAPPSSDSLKDAQYSCILGCAYPSCIAFSSKDEPREEKVAGFVDSCSERCTKHHGEPAI
- the LOC120289000 gene encoding thionin-like protein 2; this encodes MGKMKSVLIICLVLGLFLGKASANFKSCYRWCYIPCILLPRRTSFYCSVNCVNKCLPPSSHSLNDTLSFCELGCAYSLCTNLSSKDDPGEEKVAGCVDSCKRTCTKRMEQAF